In the genome of Bacillota bacterium, the window GATCGAGATCACCACCAACGTGAGCCGGGCGGGAAGCAGGGCGCTGGTTGAGGTGAGCATCGCTTACGAGGCCGACCTGCGCCAGGCCATCGACGTGATGCAGCAGGCCTGCGACCAGGCCGCCCGCGAACTCCCGGCCATCCTGGAGGGGCCCACCGTGCTGGGCGTGAAGGAGCTGGGAGACTCAGGGATAGACCTCCTGGTGTGGGCACGTACCCAGCCGCTGGAACAGTGGGGGGTGGAGCGGGAGCTCAGGCTGCGCCTCAAGGAGGCCCTGGATGCCGCCGGAATAGAGATCCCCTACCCGCGCCTGGTGGTGTACGACCGCTCGGAGAGGAGGGCCGACGGTGACCAGGTATCACGTGGGTGACGTGGTGCGCCTGCGCAAGACCCACCCTTGCGGCAGCGATCGCTGGGAGATTGTACGCACCGGCATGGATTTCGGGCTGCGCTGCCTGGGATGCGGGCGCTACGTGTTGCTCCCCAGGCGGCGGTTCGAGCACTCGGTCAAAGAGGTGCTGGGACCCCCCTCCGGGTCCCGCAGCGCCGCACCCTAGGGTGGAAGGCAGTGGCTTACTCCTGCGGTCTGGTGGGATTCCCGAACGCGGGCAAGAGCACGCTCTTCCGTGCTCTCACCGGCGTGCCCGCGGAAGTGGGGAACTACCCCTTCACCACCGTTAGCCCCCAGCGAGGCCAGGTACCGGTCGAGGATGAGCGCCTGGGCCGTATCGCCGGGGTGATGGGCTCAGCCCGGGTGACGCCGGCGGTGGTGGAAGTGGTGGACGTGGCCGGTCTGGTGGAAGGTGCCAGCCAGGGACAGGGGCTGGGCAACCGCTTCCTCGCTCAGATCAGGGAAGTGGATGCCCTGTTCCACGTGGTGCGCTGCTTCGGCGACCCCAACGTGGTGCATGCCACCGCACAGGTCTCCCCGGGGCGCGACGCCGAGCTGGTCGATACGGAACTCATGCTGGCGGACCTGGAAACCCTGGGCCGGCACGAGACCAAGCTGGCTGCGCTGGTCAAGACGGGGGAGCCCCGGTGGAAGGAGGAGGTCGGCTGGGCTCTCCTTCTCGGGGAATCCCTCGGGAAAGGGACTCCGGCTCGCCTGATTGAGCACGAGGGTGCGCGTGCTCTGGCACGGCGTTTGAACCTGCTCTCGGCCAAGCCGGTGCTGTACGTTGCCAACGTGGGAGAGGGAGACGACATCCCCGCGGATCTGGCAAGGTACGCCGCCCGTCAGCAGGCGCCCGCGTACCCCTTTTCCGCCCGCCTGGAGGCGGAACTGGGGGAGATGGATGCCGGCGAGCGGGCCGCCATGTTGCAGGATCTGGGCTGGCCGGGAGACGCACCCCAGGGGCTGGTGCGGGCCGGGTATGACCTGCTCGGCCTCATCACCTTCTTCACGGCGAACGAGAACGAGTGCCGGGCCCGGGCGGTCCCGCGAGGGGCCACCGTGGTGGAAGCCGCCGCTCGCGTTCACACCGACATGGCCAGGGGATTCATTCGGGCGGAGGTGATTGCGGCCCCCGACTTGCTGGCGGCGGGTTCCTACCAGGCCGCCCGTGAGCGCGGCCTGGTACGCACCGAAGGTCGAGACTACCGGGTGCAGGACGGAGACGTGCTCCTGTTCCGGTTCCAGCGCTGAAGGCGGGCCAGCGATGACGAACCTGTCCGTGGGGGCGTGGGCAGTCAGCTTGTCAGGCGGGGCGGGGCGATGGTATAATCAGCCGGACGGCGGAGCATTTGTCCGTAGTTGCCAGTGTCCCTGAGGCGGCTCCCGGGGGCTGGGCGGCTCCCGGGCAACTGGGCGCGGCTCCGCTGGCGGCCGCCGGGGTACCAGGCAGAACCAGGCCCACGGTGGCCCGCGGGCCTTTTTCGTTGGGCCCGCGCTCCCTGCCCCGCCTCCGAGGCGGGGCCACAGGCCGAGGGGAGGAGGTGATGGCGTGTGGCGTACCCCTACGAAGTGATGTTCATCCTCCGGCCCGACCTGGACGAAGAGGCCACGGCGGCGGCCATCGACAGGATCGCCGGCGTGATCACCGGCCAGGGCGGGAGTGTGGAGAAGGTGGACAGGTGGGGGAAGAGGAAGCTGGCGTACGAGATCAAGGGTTATCAGGATGGCTTCTACTCGATGATGGAGTTCGAGGGCACCCCCGATGTAGCCAAAGAGCTGGACCGCGTCCTGAGAATCTCCGACGAGGTCATCCGGAGCCTGATCGTGCGGCGCGACGAGCCATGACCAGAGGGGGGCTGGAAGCATGCTCAACCGCGTCATCCTCATCGGACGGCTGACGCGAGACCCGGAACTGCGCATCCTGCCCAGCGGGGTGCCGGTGGCCAGCTTTACGCTGGCGGTGGATCGCCCTTTCACCAACCAGCAGGGCGACCGCGAGACCGACTTCATCGACATCGTGGTCTGGCGCAAGCAGGCGGAGACCGTGTCCAATCACCTGAGCAAGGGACGGCTGGTGGCGGTGGAGGGGCGGCTTCAGGTGCGCACCTATGAAACGCAGGACGGGCAGAAGCGCAAGGTGGCGGAAGTGGTCGCTGATGCGGTGAGGTTCCTGGACCGGCCGCGGGACGTGCTGGCAGAACCCGCGGTCGGCTCCGAGCCGCCGGGGAGCCCGGAACCGCACACAAGCCCGGAGCCGGCACTCGAAACAGCGGAGGGATCATCGTTTGGCCAAGAGGGACAAAGGTCGTAAGCGCAAGCGCAAGGTGTGCGCGTTCTGCGTGGACAAGATAGAAAGGGTTGACTATAAGGACGTGTCCCGGTTGCGCCGTTACCTCTCGGAGCGGGGCAAGATCATTCCCAAGCGCATATCGGGGAACTGCGCCCGCCACCAGCGTCAGCTGACGCTGGCCATCAAGCGGGCCCGGAACGTGGCGCTGCTACCGTTCACGGTGGAGTAGTCGCGAGGAGGCCCGGGCCCGTGCCGCGTGAGAACACCCCGGGGGGTGGCGGGGGCGGCGCCCGGGCCTCTCCTCAGGAGGATGGCCGTTGACCCAAGGAAACTTGCGTGGCCTGGCCGAAGGGGCGCTGATGGCTGCCCTCTGCGTGGTGCTGGGGCTGGCCGCCTACTACCTCCCTGTGTTGGGGCTGGCGGCGGCACTGACGGGACCGGTGCCCATCGTGGTGGCGTACCTGCGCCAGGGTCCCCGCACCGCCGTTCTGGCCGCCCTGGTGTCGGGCCTGCTGCTGGCCGCGTTCTTGGGGGCGGTCCAGGGGCTGGTCATGGGATTTGCCTTCGGGAGCATGGGGCTGGCCCTGGGGATGGGTTTTTCCCGGCGGGCAGCACCATTCACCACGGTGCTGTGGGCTTCCCTGTCCGTGGCCGGTGCCACTGCACTGTCCCTGGGATTGGGGTTTCTCTTCATGCACATATCACCCGCGTCCGTCGTGGAGGAGATGCTGCAGGCATACGAGAGCGCCGGACAGCTGTGGGGCCGGCTCGGAGTCCCGGGGATGCAGGAGCAGGCCCGCAACACGGTGGCCATGATGCGCCAGGCCCTGGCGCTCCTTTGGCCGGCGACCTTCGCGGCGGCGTTCCTGGCCGCAGCGGCCATCAACTGGGCGGTGGCGCGGGGCATCTTGCGCCGGCTGGGGTATCGGGTTCCCGACCCGGCGCCGTTCCTGGAGTGGAGGGTGCCCCGCTGGCTGGTGATCCCGTTTCTGCTGGGCTGGGTGGCCATGGTGGCGGGGCCGTACTACCGCCTGGAGTGGGTCTACCGGGTGGGAGCCAACCTGAGCATGTTGCTGTCACTGGTGATGGCGGTGGAAGGTGCTGCGGTGGCGTTGGGTTTTCTCAGACGGTGGTTGGGGGGGAGTGCCGCCCTGGTGCTGATCACTTTTCTGTTCCTGCTACCCGGGGTGGCATGGTCGCTGATCATGTGGCTGGGGGTTTTCGATCTTATCTTTGACTACCGGCGCTTGGCCAACCCGGCCCCCGGGAGGGGATAGACCGTGAGGGTGATCCTGAAGGCAGACGTGGCCGGCCTGGGCAAGCGGGGCGACGTGGTGGAGGTGTCCGAGGGATACGCCCGGAACTACCTGGTGCCCCGCCGGCTGGCGCAGGAAGCCTCCCCGGGGGCCTTGCGAGCTGTCCAGCATCTGGCCCAGGAGAAACAGAAGAAGTCCGACAGGGAACAGGAGCAGGCGCGCCACCGGGCCCATCGCCTGGAGGGAAGGCTGGTGACGATAAGGGCACGGGCCGGAGAGGGGGGCAAGCTGTTCGGTTCGGTGACCGGCCGCGACGTGGCAGAAGCCATCGCCGCCCAGTTCGGCTTTGACGTGGACCGGCGCCGGGTCCTGCTGGACGAACCCATCAAGGCCGTGGGCACCTTTCCCGTCAGGGTGCACCTGCACCCCGGCATTGATGCCACCGTCCAGGTCCGCGTGATCCCGGAGTAGGAGGGCCCGCCATGGCCAGCATCGAGAAGCTGCCTCCCCAGAGCGTGGAGGCGGAGCAGTCCGTCTTGGGCGCCATGCTGCTGGAAAAGGAGGCCATCGTGAAGGCCGCCGAAGTCCTGCGGCCCGAGGACTTTTACCGGGAAGCCCACCGCACGGTATATGGTGCCATCCTCTCGCTCTATGAGCGGGGGGAGGCGGTAGACCTGGTGACCCTGTGCGAGGAGCTGCGCCGCCAGGGTTCCCTGGACGACGTGGGCGGGACCTCCTACGTCACCACCCTGGCGAACCTGGTACCGACCACGGCCAATGTGGAATACTACGCCCGCATAGTTGAGGAGAAGTCGGTGCTGCGGCAGCTGATTCGCGTTTGCACCGAGGTGGTGACGCACTGCTACGAAGGGCAGCAGGATCTGGGGCACCTCCTTGACGACGCGGAACGCCGCATCACCGAGCTTTCCCTCCGCCGCAGCTCCCAGGGGTTCATCAGACTTAAGGACGTCCTCATGTCCACCCTGGACCGGCTCATGCAAATGGTGGAGACCGGGCAGGGGACGGGCATCCCCTCCGGGTACTCCGACATCGACCGCTTCACGGCGGGGCTCCAGCCCTCCGACCTCCTCATCATCGCCGCCCGGCCGTCGGTGGGCAAGACGACCTTCGCTCTCAATGTGGCCCGCCAGGTGGCCGTCCGCAACAAGCTCCCAGTTGCCATCTTCAGCCTGGAAATGTCCCGGGAACAGGTGGCCATGAGGCTCCTTTCCGCCGAGGCCGGTGTGGAACAGCAGAAGGTCAGGCGGGGAGAGCTGGAGGAGCAGGAGTGGCAGGCTCTCTCCCGGGGTCTGGCCCGCCTGGGGCAGGCGCCCGTCTTTATTGACGACACCTCCTCCATTTCCATCCTGGAACTTCGCACCAAAACGCGCCGTCTCTGCACCGAGGTGGGCGCGGGGATGGTGATCGTGGACTACCTGCAGCTTCTGCGCACTTCAGGGAGGATCGAAAACCGGCAGCAGGAGATCTCGGAGATCTCCCGCAGCCTGAAGGCCCTGGCCCGCGAGCTGCGCATCCCCGTGGTGGCGCTGTCGCAGCTGAGCAGGGCGGTGGAGCAGCGCCAGGATCGGCGACCGGTACTTTCCGACCTGCGGGAATCGGGGGCCCTGGAACAGGACGCCGACGTGGTGATGTTCCTTTACACCAACGCCGAGATGGAGAGGGAGAACCAGATCGAGGTGATCATCGCCAAGCAGCGGCACGGCCCCACCGGTTCTGTCCGGATGTACTTCGATCGCAGTACCGGGCTGTTCATGGGGCTGGAAACCAGGCACGTCCTGTAGGGTGGGTGGTGGCGTCCGGCGGCTGACCCGGCCGCAGGCTTGTGGCCGGGGGGCAGGAGCCGCGGGGTGGCAGGGGGGTGCAGTGTTGTACGACGTGATCATCGTGGGAGCCGGGCCGGCGGGGATCTTCGCCGCCCTCGAGCTGGCGGAAAGAGCCCCCGATCTGCATGTGCTCATGCTGGACAAGGGGCCGGAACTGGAGCGGCGCGTGTGCCCGATGCAGCAGCGCCGGGTGACGTGTAACCGCTGTGACCCCTGCTCCGTGGTGTCGGGATGGGGTGGCGCGGGCGCCTTCAGCGACGGCAAGCTCACCCTCACCGCGGATTTCGGCGGCCACCTCGACCGCTACATCGGCCGGCAGCAGACCGAGGAACTGATCGAGTACGTGGACGAGATCTACCTGCGCTTCGGCGCCACCTCGGTGGCTTACGGCACCGATGCGGAGACGGTGCGCCGCATCACCCGCCAGGCGGCCACCGCGGGGTTGAGCTTCATCCCCGCCAAGATCAGGCACCTGGGCACCGACAACTGCCCTCAGATCCTGGCCCGCATGCGCCACCACCTGGATGGGCG includes:
- the dnaB gene encoding replicative DNA helicase produces the protein MASIEKLPPQSVEAEQSVLGAMLLEKEAIVKAAEVLRPEDFYREAHRTVYGAILSLYERGEAVDLVTLCEELRRQGSLDDVGGTSYVTTLANLVPTTANVEYYARIVEEKSVLRQLIRVCTEVVTHCYEGQQDLGHLLDDAERRITELSLRRSSQGFIRLKDVLMSTLDRLMQMVETGQGTGIPSGYSDIDRFTAGLQPSDLLIIAARPSVGKTTFALNVARQVAVRNKLPVAIFSLEMSREQVAMRLLSAEAGVEQQKVRRGELEEQEWQALSRGLARLGQAPVFIDDTSSISILELRTKTRRLCTEVGAGMVIVDYLQLLRTSGRIENRQQEISEISRSLKALARELRIPVVALSQLSRAVEQRQDRRPVLSDLRESGALEQDADVVMFLYTNAEMERENQIEVIIAKQRHGPTGSVRMYFDRSTGLFMGLETRHVL
- the rplI gene encoding 50S ribosomal protein L9; amino-acid sequence: MRVILKADVAGLGKRGDVVEVSEGYARNYLVPRRLAQEASPGALRAVQHLAQEKQKKSDREQEQARHRAHRLEGRLVTIRARAGEGGKLFGSVTGRDVAEAIAAQFGFDVDRRRVLLDEPIKAVGTFPVRVHLHPGIDATVQVRVIPE
- the rpsF gene encoding 30S ribosomal protein S6, with the translated sequence MAYPYEVMFILRPDLDEEATAAAIDRIAGVITGQGGSVEKVDRWGKRKLAYEIKGYQDGFYSMMEFEGTPDVAKELDRVLRISDEVIRSLIVRRDEP
- a CDS encoding DUF2232 domain-containing protein, whose amino-acid sequence is MTQGNLRGLAEGALMAALCVVLGLAAYYLPVLGLAAALTGPVPIVVAYLRQGPRTAVLAALVSGLLLAAFLGAVQGLVMGFAFGSMGLALGMGFSRRAAPFTTVLWASLSVAGATALSLGLGFLFMHISPASVVEEMLQAYESAGQLWGRLGVPGMQEQARNTVAMMRQALALLWPATFAAAFLAAAAINWAVARGILRRLGYRVPDPAPFLEWRVPRWLVIPFLLGWVAMVAGPYYRLEWVYRVGANLSMLLSLVMAVEGAAVALGFLRRWLGGSAALVLITFLFLLPGVAWSLIMWLGVFDLIFDYRRLANPAPGRG
- a CDS encoding DUF951 domain-containing protein, with translation MTRYHVGDVVRLRKTHPCGSDRWEIVRTGMDFGLRCLGCGRYVLLPRRRFEHSVKEVLGPPSGSRSAAP
- the rpsR gene encoding 30S ribosomal protein S18, which produces MAKRDKGRKRKRKVCAFCVDKIERVDYKDVSRLRRYLSERGKIIPKRISGNCARHQRQLTLAIKRARNVALLPFTVE
- the ychF gene encoding redox-regulated ATPase YchF is translated as MAYSCGLVGFPNAGKSTLFRALTGVPAEVGNYPFTTVSPQRGQVPVEDERLGRIAGVMGSARVTPAVVEVVDVAGLVEGASQGQGLGNRFLAQIREVDALFHVVRCFGDPNVVHATAQVSPGRDAELVDTELMLADLETLGRHETKLAALVKTGEPRWKEEVGWALLLGESLGKGTPARLIEHEGARALARRLNLLSAKPVLYVANVGEGDDIPADLARYAARQQAPAYPFSARLEAELGEMDAGERAAMLQDLGWPGDAPQGLVRAGYDLLGLITFFTANENECRARAVPRGATVVEAAARVHTDMARGFIRAEVIAAPDLLAAGSYQAARERGLVRTEGRDYRVQDGDVLLFRFQR
- the ssb gene encoding single-stranded DNA-binding protein; protein product: MLNRVILIGRLTRDPELRILPSGVPVASFTLAVDRPFTNQQGDRETDFIDIVVWRKQAETVSNHLSKGRLVAVEGRLQVRTYETQDGQKRKVAEVVADAVRFLDRPRDVLAEPAVGSEPPGSPEPHTSPEPALETAEGSSFGQEGQRS